A portion of the Granulosicoccus antarcticus IMCC3135 genome contains these proteins:
- a CDS encoding glycosyltransferase family 2 protein — protein sequence MKTAIARFVGRCLGRAYEIRSPQPSDLTCSFSLTGADGTGPIELASQATQWELSNIRLRAGWYMLEVEHSLDSIGCVLTLQLGEAEQEYLLLSSKPVCKRIVWLQAGIGDCTVRIDQPDCSLGRLSLVALSSAFALNRMSGRLSNRGAVDGGSCREAATLYAEYQSHIHSAVLSNSYVPEEPCSLVEARVAVAADAGTELHSGLGVVSELIQASDSRSDSELALALSPDPGSIATVTLLILHGQDFDNEALASRSVTAAIAFARSVGWRIEWQSSTQFRHYHGHAVSGASIFHMQVVNDVEYRVDAFHQMMIAVRVGIDLVYADHDHIDENDIRIRPALKPEWNPELLLNTNYIQLPWMISNAWITQLETDDDSVLDTPERILLTAALGTGTGSNITLSALRDDQVIRVPKVLASLPAHRPRANDDDIRPWQGQVRKALAAAGSDATSSDGPHGGLCHVTWTLLAQLPTVDIIIPTRDKVEVLKACVDSVLEKSTYACYRLLIVDNDSEKAETQNYYESLKNISNVTLLSYAGTFNYSAINNFAVSHSDADVLVLLNNDTEVISPGWLEELVSQAMRPGVGCVGAKLYYSNGRIQHGGVIVGIAGVAGHAHRYSPRQGRGYCNRLLVSQNMTAVTAACLAVRRQTYLDAGGLDEEALQVAWNDVDFCLKVRELGYRNVWTPYAELFHHEGLSRGADDTRSKVRRVDAERQVMRARWSMDTFDDPAYHPLLTRDNESFGLA from the coding sequence TAGCCTGACCGGTGCGGATGGCACAGGCCCTATAGAGCTTGCTTCACAAGCTACACAGTGGGAACTGAGCAACATCAGACTCAGAGCAGGCTGGTATATGCTTGAGGTGGAGCATTCGCTGGACAGCATCGGCTGTGTGCTGACGTTGCAGCTGGGCGAAGCAGAACAAGAATACTTACTACTCAGCTCCAAGCCCGTCTGCAAGCGTATTGTATGGCTGCAGGCCGGAATAGGTGACTGTACGGTCCGTATTGATCAGCCAGATTGTTCACTTGGGCGATTGTCTCTGGTTGCTCTCTCATCGGCATTTGCACTAAATCGCATGAGCGGCCGACTATCGAATCGTGGTGCTGTGGATGGCGGTAGTTGCAGAGAAGCAGCCACGTTGTACGCTGAATACCAGTCGCATATTCACAGCGCGGTACTAAGCAACTCCTATGTGCCAGAAGAGCCTTGCAGTCTGGTTGAAGCTCGAGTAGCTGTCGCTGCAGATGCTGGTACGGAATTGCATTCGGGCCTAGGTGTTGTTTCGGAATTAATCCAAGCATCGGATTCGAGATCAGATTCAGAATTGGCTTTGGCTCTCTCCCCAGATCCGGGCAGTATAGCCACTGTCACCCTTCTGATACTGCACGGACAGGACTTTGATAATGAGGCACTGGCAAGTAGGTCAGTAACAGCGGCAATCGCATTTGCACGCAGCGTCGGATGGAGAATAGAGTGGCAGTCGAGCACTCAATTTCGCCATTACCACGGTCACGCTGTGTCTGGCGCATCCATCTTTCACATGCAAGTGGTCAACGATGTGGAATACCGGGTTGATGCATTTCATCAGATGATGATCGCCGTCCGCGTCGGTATTGATCTTGTTTACGCTGATCATGATCATATTGATGAAAACGATATTCGGATACGGCCGGCTCTGAAACCTGAATGGAATCCAGAGCTACTGCTGAACACGAACTACATTCAACTGCCATGGATGATATCGAATGCATGGATTACTCAGCTGGAAACTGATGACGATTCGGTACTTGATACGCCTGAAAGAATTCTATTGACCGCCGCGCTCGGTACGGGGACGGGTTCTAACATAACGCTGTCAGCGTTGAGAGATGATCAAGTAATACGAGTTCCGAAGGTGTTAGCTAGCCTGCCAGCGCACCGTCCGAGAGCCAACGACGATGACATTCGACCCTGGCAAGGGCAGGTGCGTAAAGCGCTCGCGGCAGCGGGCAGTGACGCTACAAGCAGTGATGGGCCGCATGGTGGGCTATGCCATGTTACATGGACCTTGCTTGCACAGCTTCCAACCGTCGACATCATCATACCCACGCGGGATAAGGTGGAAGTTTTAAAGGCATGTGTGGATTCGGTGCTTGAGAAGAGCACCTATGCATGCTATCGACTATTGATCGTGGACAACGACAGCGAAAAGGCAGAAACACAAAACTACTACGAATCACTCAAGAATATTTCTAACGTTACTCTTCTCTCGTACGCCGGTACGTTCAACTACTCTGCGATCAACAACTTCGCTGTATCTCACTCTGATGCAGATGTGCTTGTACTTCTTAACAATGACACCGAAGTGATCTCGCCAGGCTGGTTGGAAGAGCTGGTGAGTCAGGCAATGAGGCCCGGCGTGGGCTGTGTGGGGGCAAAGCTCTATTACTCAAACGGACGCATTCAACACGGTGGCGTGATAGTGGGTATCGCTGGTGTAGCGGGGCATGCGCATCGCTATAGCCCACGCCAGGGAAGAGGCTACTGTAATCGCCTGCTTGTGTCGCAGAACATGACAGCGGTTACCGCTGCGTGTCTGGCTGTCCGAAGGCAAACATACCTTGATGCAGGTGGACTGGATGAAGAAGCTTTGCAAGTAGCCTGGAATGATGTGGATTTTTGCCTGAAAGTCAGAGAGCTTGGATACCGGAACGTATGGACTCCATACGCCGAACTGTTTCATCACGAAGGCTTGAGCCGGGGCGCTGATGATACCCGGAGTAAGGTTCGACGTGTTGATGCAGAACGGCAGGTCATGAGGGCAAGGTGGAGTATGGATACGTTTGATGATCCGGCCTATCATCCCTTGTTGACGCGTGATAACGAGAGTTTCGGACTTGCTTGA
- a CDS encoding site-specific integrase, with protein MAQFVCDFEQHLRQDHGLCESTIVRHRPPLRKFLRHCCSVGVSSFPTLTGKDITQFLVQHVHDQSPSSAKNMCWTLRAFSRYLLCKGHTNFDLSSTVPSIRTWSTWVVVFSRE; from the coding sequence TTGGCACAGTTTGTATGCGACTTTGAACAGCATCTGCGGCAAGATCACGGGCTCTGTGAGTCAACAATCGTCAGACATCGTCCACCATTGAGGAAATTTCTTCGCCATTGCTGCTCTGTTGGGGTTTCAAGCTTTCCAACTCTTACAGGAAAAGACATCACACAATTCCTGGTACAACACGTGCACGATCAAAGTCCGAGTTCTGCAAAGAATATGTGTTGGACACTACGGGCGTTTTCTCGATATCTTCTGTGCAAAGGGCACACGAACTTCGATCTGTCCTCAACGGTGCCAAGCATTCGAACATGGAGCACATGGGTTGTTGTTTTCTCAAGGGAATAG
- a CDS encoding glycosyltransferase, whose protein sequence is MMKQCKRISVVIAIRDWEPKRLELAVRSHMESSIGEEVELIVSDFGSHDSANYITICEKYGCVYHYTDAQIWSRSQALNAGLSIATSDVMVTTDADIIFAPRTLEATVDFLDANPSTLVLRQCADLGEEFVLDEAWNLSWSKIYADAVLRPRWGMGGLCAFTRDTFEAVRGFEERMIIWGAEDNDFVKRCRQAGCFLHWVDGPDVGIYHVWHPPFMQTDPNAKDIFDVNRKILLEDSTIARNYVGSVKYKPRQPLVSVHIAAYNRGHLISEAIESVLGQTVQDFELLIYDDGSEDDTEEVVTSFGDERIRYINDGVNGGVANARNRMLEEARGQFVCVHDDDDIMLPNRLELQLDAMTQGLAGNYGGWIDFDPTTTELFRCPGKHPFGVPSVAFVGSVLLHPTLMVRTEVMRRLGYERGFRGGSDYNLAFRLAHAGYRLGHCGDYVILRRVHAESLTGQSQDKQKLSAQITVTPFLNNISNQVEKTLREQGKKVMPLDINPFYDDRALTSFLPENLFDHLIDATEIPDAGAEPQVRFHRLGEPVRHFIVQSCQKGVSKSSPIVNGADMYRIPSLALDPGNKVATEDDVRAIASSLSLHKNVAGLRHVTVIESPPASAEDVQYIVDKHSHLIDAFIIFEWECSSYMAVIASSTSIAKFVALNARLELRLATLRPQPEEEQVKPLLQEVC, encoded by the coding sequence ATGATGAAGCAATGTAAGAGAATCAGTGTTGTTATAGCTATCAGAGACTGGGAGCCGAAACGACTAGAATTGGCTGTACGTTCTCATATGGAATCGTCGATAGGCGAAGAGGTTGAGCTCATAGTGTCCGACTTCGGTTCACATGACTCGGCAAACTACATAACTATCTGCGAAAAGTACGGCTGTGTTTATCACTACACTGATGCGCAGATTTGGAGCCGTTCTCAAGCACTGAACGCGGGCCTGTCAATAGCAACGTCGGACGTGATGGTCACAACAGACGCTGATATCATTTTTGCACCTCGCACTCTCGAGGCGACCGTTGATTTTCTTGATGCGAATCCGAGTACGCTAGTACTTCGTCAGTGCGCCGATCTAGGGGAAGAATTCGTGCTCGACGAGGCATGGAATCTGTCGTGGTCAAAAATCTATGCGGATGCTGTGCTCCGCCCAAGGTGGGGAATGGGAGGGCTGTGTGCATTCACGAGAGATACATTCGAGGCTGTACGTGGTTTCGAAGAGCGCATGATCATATGGGGTGCAGAAGACAACGACTTCGTCAAACGCTGCCGCCAGGCAGGGTGCTTTCTGCACTGGGTTGATGGTCCCGATGTTGGGATTTACCATGTCTGGCACCCTCCCTTTATGCAGACTGATCCTAACGCGAAGGATATATTTGATGTCAATAGGAAGATTCTTTTAGAAGACAGCACGATAGCTCGAAATTATGTTGGCTCTGTGAAGTACAAACCACGACAACCCTTGGTCAGTGTGCATATCGCTGCCTACAACCGCGGGCACCTAATCAGTGAAGCCATTGAGAGCGTGCTCGGACAAACAGTCCAGGACTTCGAGTTGTTGATCTACGACGATGGATCTGAAGACGACACTGAGGAAGTTGTCACTTCCTTCGGTGATGAGCGCATTCGATACATTAACGATGGTGTCAATGGAGGAGTTGCCAACGCCAGAAACAGAATGCTTGAGGAAGCACGAGGCCAATTCGTCTGCGTGCACGATGACGACGACATTATGTTGCCGAACCGCCTTGAGCTTCAGTTGGATGCAATGACGCAGGGGTTGGCTGGGAACTACGGCGGATGGATCGACTTCGATCCTACAACAACAGAGCTCTTTCGATGTCCGGGAAAGCATCCATTCGGAGTTCCCAGTGTGGCATTCGTCGGATCGGTGCTGCTGCACCCGACGCTAATGGTAAGAACGGAAGTTATGCGGCGTCTCGGCTACGAGCGGGGCTTTCGTGGTGGTTCAGATTATAACCTAGCGTTCCGTCTCGCGCACGCCGGGTACCGGCTGGGGCATTGCGGGGACTACGTCATCCTTCGACGTGTTCATGCAGAGAGTCTGACTGGTCAATCCCAAGATAAACAAAAGTTGTCGGCGCAGATCACGGTAACACCGTTTCTCAACAATATCTCCAATCAGGTGGAGAAAACATTGCGCGAACAGGGCAAAAAGGTAATGCCGCTCGACATCAACCCCTTTTACGACGACCGAGCGCTCACAAGTTTTCTGCCAGAGAACCTTTTCGATCATCTCATCGATGCCACCGAAATTCCGGATGCTGGGGCGGAGCCGCAAGTGCGTTTTCATCGTCTTGGAGAACCGGTGAGACATTTTATTGTTCAATCGTGCCAAAAGGGAGTATCTAAGAGCTCTCCGATTGTCAATGGTGCCGACATGTACCGAATTCCCAGTCTGGCGCTTGATCCGGGAAACAAGGTTGCAACAGAGGACGATGTTCGAGCGATCGCCTCCAGCTTGAGCCTCCACAAGAACGTTGCTGGACTCCGACACGTGACAGTGATCGAGAGCCCGCCAGCGAGCGCTGAAGACGTTCAATACATAGTCGATAAACACAGTCATTTGATCGACGCGTTCATCATATTTGAGTGGGAGTGCAGTTCGTACATGGCAGTGATAGCATCGTCAACTTCGATCGCGAAATTTGTGGCGCTCAATGCTCGACTAGAGCTTCGACTTGCCACGCTACGGCCTCAACCGGAAGAAGAACAAGTGAAGCCTCTCCTGCAGGAGGTATGTTGA
- the istB gene encoding IS21-like element helper ATPase IstB has product MTTPEIPLDHAVLNSRVAALQWPGLLAHWDELDEAQLNWIATMVGWEEIERRRRGLERRLRHAHLGRFKMLADFDWTWPERCDQTAVAEMMKLDFIKESTNLLLVGNNGVGKSTIAQNIAHQAVLQGHSALFINAAQMLGDLAGRDSDSALHRRLKHYARPDVLVIDEVGYLSYANRHADLLFEIVNRRYELKPTIVTTNKPFSDWGEVFPNAACVVSIVDRLVHHSQVLLIEGESYRMHEAKQRADKQKRTRAAKKKTKPITPRGIDS; this is encoded by the coding sequence ATGACAACTCCTGAGATACCACTAGATCATGCGGTACTGAACAGCCGCGTTGCAGCTCTTCAATGGCCGGGATTACTAGCCCACTGGGATGAGCTTGATGAAGCCCAATTGAACTGGATTGCCACGATGGTCGGATGGGAGGAAATTGAACGGCGCCGTCGAGGGCTTGAGCGCCGGTTGCGGCATGCGCATCTGGGGCGGTTCAAAATGCTGGCCGACTTCGACTGGACATGGCCTGAGCGCTGTGATCAGACGGCCGTTGCCGAGATGATGAAGTTGGACTTCATTAAGGAGTCCACCAATCTACTGCTGGTCGGCAACAACGGTGTTGGCAAATCCACCATCGCACAAAATATTGCACACCAGGCTGTCTTGCAGGGGCACAGCGCTTTATTTATCAACGCCGCTCAGATGCTGGGAGATCTGGCTGGACGAGACAGTGACAGTGCGCTGCACCGACGGCTCAAACACTACGCCCGTCCGGACGTCCTGGTCATCGATGAAGTGGGCTACCTCAGCTACGCCAATCGCCATGCCGATCTGTTGTTCGAGATCGTTAATCGACGCTACGAACTCAAGCCAACCATTGTTACAACCAACAAACCATTCAGTGACTGGGGCGAGGTCTTCCCTAACGCTGCCTGTGTTGTGTCGATTGTGGATCGCCTCGTTCATCACTCACAGGTTCTGCTCATTGAGGGCGAATCCTATCGCATGCACGAAGCCAAACAACGGGCTGACAAGCAGAAACGCACCCGAGCAGCCAAGAAAAAAACCAAACCCATTACACCAAGAGGGATCGACTCATGA
- a CDS encoding Mu transposase domain-containing protein, whose product MDNFLRGHVAAFTQWNALPRILLYDNLKSAVLERQGDTIRFHPTLLELSAHYRFEPRPCAPYRGNEKGRVERAIRYIRDNFFAGRQWTDLDVLNAEAKLWCETTASERRCPEDPDMSVAEAFEQERPALIGLPDNPFPTHERVEARIGKTPYVRFDLNDYSVPHTAVRRGATVTATLKTVAVLQDGLEIARHQRTFGKGEQIENPEHVAALIERKRQARHHRGQDRLAKAAPSSVAFLSKAIERGHRLGSTITELENLLDQYHASELEAALAEVLDHDAAHPQSVQQVLERRRETRNEPPPLAMPLTRHEQLRQLSMRPASLAGYAHFTDTSADKEEQNDDNS is encoded by the coding sequence ATGGATAATTTCCTGCGAGGGCACGTGGCGGCCTTCACGCAATGGAACGCACTTCCCCGGATCCTGTTGTACGACAACCTGAAGTCGGCGGTGCTCGAGCGTCAGGGCGACACCATCCGTTTTCATCCGACGCTGCTCGAGTTATCAGCACACTACCGCTTCGAACCAAGGCCATGCGCGCCATATCGAGGAAATGAGAAAGGACGCGTCGAGCGTGCCATTCGCTATATCCGCGACAACTTTTTTGCCGGTCGTCAGTGGACGGATCTGGACGTTCTGAACGCCGAGGCAAAATTGTGGTGCGAGACAACGGCCTCTGAGCGACGGTGTCCTGAAGACCCGGATATGAGTGTCGCAGAGGCCTTCGAACAGGAGCGCCCTGCGCTGATCGGACTGCCCGACAATCCATTCCCCACGCATGAACGTGTTGAAGCACGCATTGGCAAGACACCCTATGTTCGCTTCGATTTAAATGATTACTCGGTTCCGCACACCGCCGTACGTCGCGGCGCTACCGTGACCGCCACGCTCAAGACGGTTGCCGTGTTGCAAGACGGTCTCGAGATCGCCCGCCACCAACGTACCTTTGGCAAGGGGGAGCAGATTGAGAATCCGGAACATGTAGCTGCCCTGATCGAACGAAAAAGACAAGCCCGTCACCACCGCGGCCAGGACCGATTGGCCAAGGCGGCCCCCTCGAGTGTGGCGTTCCTGTCAAAGGCCATTGAACGAGGTCATCGCCTGGGCTCAACCATCACAGAGCTTGAAAATTTGCTGGATCAATACCACGCCAGCGAACTGGAAGCGGCTCTGGCCGAAGTGCTCGATCACGATGCCGCACACCCGCAGAGTGTGCAACAAGTGCTTGAGCGGCGCCGCGAGACGCGCAACGAGCCGCCACCGCTGGCAATGCCGTTGACGCGGCACGAGCAGCTGCGACAGCTATCGATGCGTCCAGCATCGTTGGCCGGCTACGCCCACTTCACGGACACGAGTGCCGATAAAGAGGAACAAAACGATGACAACTCCTGA
- a CDS encoding site-specific integrase — MQYAQYLRHKVGITELSITKYCPFVKDFLLKNTDGVSPFCCDIGAADVMCYFTKLASVVSISQAKSAATAIRSYLKYLNYMGHIKSDLVGAVPTVPNWSLSEIPRSISADHARQVLDNCPRHTAIGLRDYAILLMLARLGLRSSEVVSLTLDSIDWGNSSLSFVGKGSQPAELPMTSDVGEALADYLKHARPHCDSRALFLRGLAPMQGLGSPTTVGTIVCAAIRRAGIQTTSYGSHQFRHALASSMMNGGATLDEIGSVLRHRKAKTTRLYAKVDINSLRMLCLPLPGEDQ; from the coding sequence ATGCAGTATGCCCAGTACCTTCGTCACAAAGTCGGTATCACTGAGCTGTCTATCACCAAGTACTGCCCATTTGTAAAAGACTTCTTGCTCAAGAATACCGATGGTGTTTCACCTTTTTGCTGCGATATAGGAGCCGCCGATGTGATGTGCTACTTCACCAAACTAGCATCGGTGGTAAGTATTTCACAGGCAAAGTCTGCAGCAACTGCCATTCGCTCTTATCTCAAGTATCTGAACTACATGGGACATATCAAGTCTGATCTGGTTGGTGCGGTACCTACTGTACCGAACTGGTCGTTGAGTGAAATTCCTCGTTCGATCTCCGCAGATCATGCTCGACAAGTGCTTGATAATTGCCCCAGACACACCGCTATTGGCCTGCGTGACTACGCGATCCTGCTGATGCTTGCTCGACTCGGACTTCGGTCCAGTGAGGTTGTATCCCTTACGTTGGACAGTATTGACTGGGGTAACAGCTCCTTGTCCTTTGTCGGTAAAGGTAGCCAACCAGCGGAGTTGCCCATGACATCCGACGTAGGAGAAGCGCTGGCAGACTATCTAAAGCACGCTAGGCCCCATTGCGATAGCCGTGCACTGTTTCTGCGTGGGTTGGCACCGATGCAAGGGCTTGGGTCACCAACAACAGTAGGCACTATTGTTTGCGCAGCTATCAGACGTGCTGGAATACAAACCACGAGCTATGGCTCTCATCAGTTTCGACACGCGTTGGCCAGCTCCATGATGAACGGTGGAGCCACTTTGGATGAGATTGGCTCCGTGCTGAGACATCGCAAAGCTAAAACAACGAGGCTCTACGCAAAGGTTGATATCAACTCTTTGCGAATGTTGTGCCTGCCCCTACCAGGTGAAGACCAATGA
- a CDS encoding tyrosine-type recombinase/integrase translates to MSLLSDRLEDYLVMRRGLGFKLQSDGTALLSFVEFMELNDAIHITNELAISWATSPKNVKANHWSRRLGFVRGFAKYCRAFDQCSEVPPSQLLPACQQRSSPYFFSDADVKQLLQRSLVQDDSAGVSGKTTHCILSLLCTTGLRISEALRLDVADFDAEQGVLYVRVSKFGKSRLIPLHPSVVALLMDYLSSATSMTTVFKPVALFRNAKAQRPCYDNIYRRFRRLSNDFPDQPGRRRPRLHDLRHRFAVKTLLNWYHDGTDVQSWLPVLSTYLGHVEVRDTYWYISACPELMDAARRRLESRWEGRS, encoded by the coding sequence ATGAGCCTGCTGTCCGATCGGTTGGAAGACTATCTGGTCATGCGTCGCGGTCTCGGCTTCAAACTGCAATCAGACGGAACCGCCCTTTTGTCGTTTGTCGAGTTCATGGAACTCAACGATGCAATACACATCACCAACGAGCTAGCAATTTCGTGGGCAACCTCACCAAAGAATGTCAAGGCCAATCACTGGTCACGCCGCTTAGGGTTTGTGCGCGGATTTGCAAAATATTGCCGCGCCTTTGATCAGTGCTCTGAGGTTCCTCCGTCTCAGCTACTCCCCGCGTGCCAACAACGATCAAGCCCCTACTTTTTCAGTGACGCTGACGTTAAGCAACTGCTGCAACGAAGTCTGGTACAAGACGATAGTGCTGGAGTATCAGGCAAAACTACTCATTGCATTCTCAGCCTCCTTTGTACAACCGGCCTGCGTATCAGCGAAGCCCTTCGACTAGATGTTGCTGACTTCGATGCCGAGCAGGGGGTTTTGTACGTGCGTGTTAGCAAGTTTGGCAAGTCACGATTGATTCCCTTGCACCCGTCGGTGGTAGCTCTGTTGATGGACTACCTTTCATCCGCTACAAGCATGACAACTGTATTTAAGCCGGTTGCCTTATTTCGCAACGCGAAGGCACAGAGACCATGCTATGACAACATATACCGACGGTTCCGTCGCTTATCGAATGACTTTCCCGATCAGCCGGGGCGCCGGCGTCCTCGATTGCATGATCTCCGGCATCGGTTCGCAGTAAAGACATTACTGAACTGGTACCACGATGGCACTGATGTTCAAAGTTGGCTGCCGGTACTCTCTACGTACTTGGGACATGTCGAAGTGCGGGATACGTACTGGTACATCAGCGCATGTCCCGAGCTCATGGATGCTGCGCGGCGACGACTAGAGTCTCGCTGGGAGGGCAGATCATGA
- a CDS encoding tyrosine-type recombinase/integrase produces the protein MSVESTFPTLLTKFFSQRLIQQKRVSPHTISSYRDTFRLLLRFACSELGKDPSALAWEDIDAPLICAFLDQQEQQNGISPKTRNLRLSAIRSFFRFSSFELPERMALVQRILAIPPKRTLRRQIGYLSRTEVDALLAVPDQETWAGRRDHAWLITAVQTGLRVSELTSLKRKDIELGTGAYVYVVGKGRKERYTPLTRETVTALKSWMTESDTSTEGVLFPSLRGKSMSNDGIQYLLSKHCRKAATLCPSLQDKRVSPHQLRHTAAMELLKAGVDVTVIALWLGHESLDTTRIYLEADLEMKRCALAKTTPHQAQTAGFKADDALLEFLKSL, from the coding sequence ATGAGCGTTGAATCGACTTTTCCCACGCTTTTAACCAAGTTTTTCAGTCAGCGGCTGATACAGCAAAAGCGTGTGAGTCCGCACACCATTAGCTCGTACAGAGATACGTTTCGTCTACTCCTACGATTTGCTTGCAGTGAACTGGGCAAAGATCCTTCAGCGCTGGCATGGGAAGATATTGATGCGCCGTTGATCTGTGCGTTTCTTGATCAGCAGGAACAGCAGAATGGTATTAGTCCCAAAACTCGCAATCTCCGCTTGAGCGCGATCCGATCCTTTTTTCGATTTTCTTCATTTGAGTTACCTGAGCGGATGGCGCTCGTCCAACGTATCCTTGCTATCCCGCCCAAGCGCACGTTGCGAAGACAGATCGGCTACCTGTCGCGTACAGAGGTAGATGCCCTGCTTGCCGTGCCCGACCAGGAGACGTGGGCTGGTAGGCGTGATCACGCTTGGTTGATCACCGCCGTACAGACTGGACTTCGCGTCTCAGAATTGACGAGTCTCAAACGTAAGGACATCGAGTTAGGCACCGGAGCCTACGTGTACGTGGTTGGCAAGGGCCGTAAGGAGCGGTACACGCCGTTAACACGAGAGACGGTAACAGCGTTGAAGTCCTGGATGACGGAATCGGATACTTCGACAGAAGGTGTTCTCTTTCCCAGCTTGCGTGGAAAATCCATGAGCAATGATGGCATCCAGTATCTCCTGTCCAAGCATTGCAGGAAGGCTGCAACGCTGTGCCCTTCGTTACAAGACAAGCGAGTATCACCTCATCAGCTGAGACATACGGCTGCCATGGAGCTTTTGAAGGCAGGTGTTGATGTGACTGTAATCGCGCTCTGGCTTGGTCACGAGTCTCTCGACACCACACGGATCTACCTCGAGGCAGACCTGGAAATGAAACGGTGTGCCCTAGCGAAAACTACACCGCATCAGGCACAGACCGCAGGGTTCAAGGCCGATGACGCATTACTCGAATTCTTGAAATCATTGTGA
- a CDS encoding IS1380 family transposase: MSNCTLKRKLKKRSIQLDFSGGDVSGIGGVELLRAADDRLGLCKAASRLMHDPRDQSGVTHQWDALVRQRIFAIAAGFADLNDHQQLRHDAALQSAVGVLEPMGSAPTLCRMEAAIAQHSTVQARKTVFEMHRLILERFIASFDEPPKSLILDFDGTDDRVHGEQQGRAYNTHYDGYGFLPLYVYCGEKLLVSYLRPINRPDATHSAAVLSLLVKGIRAHWPQVNIVFRGDGGFYRPLLLSWCERHDVRYIVGYTTNKVLMSECQVSRETLSSCWLWFEHKDVDIPALKVFKDIDYQAGSWVRPRRVIAKMEYNEIGPNQRFIVTDLVGEAEQLYSEVYCERGTMENRHKELQMGLFADRTSCTAWWSNQLRVMFSSLGYVLWQTVREKGLAGTSLARAQVWTLRQRLVHIGAVVIRNTRRIVIKLSSAALEKENFLIALQRLEAA; this comes from the coding sequence GTGTCAAATTGTACCCTCAAACGCAAGCTGAAAAAACGTAGCATCCAACTGGATTTCAGCGGTGGAGATGTCAGTGGCATTGGAGGGGTTGAACTGCTGCGGGCAGCCGATGATCGCCTCGGACTGTGCAAGGCGGCTTCCAGGCTTATGCACGACCCTCGCGATCAGAGTGGCGTGACACACCAGTGGGATGCGCTTGTGCGTCAACGTATTTTCGCTATAGCGGCAGGCTTTGCCGATTTGAATGACCATCAACAGTTGCGTCATGACGCCGCTTTGCAAAGTGCGGTCGGAGTGCTTGAGCCCATGGGTAGCGCTCCCACACTCTGCCGAATGGAAGCTGCTATCGCTCAGCATTCAACGGTACAAGCGAGAAAAACGGTGTTTGAGATGCATCGATTGATTCTGGAGCGATTCATCGCCTCGTTTGATGAGCCTCCCAAGTCTTTGATTCTCGACTTTGATGGCACTGATGATCGTGTTCACGGTGAACAGCAAGGTCGGGCATACAACACACACTACGATGGCTATGGCTTTCTGCCGCTCTACGTGTACTGTGGAGAGAAGCTGTTGGTCAGTTACCTACGCCCCATCAATCGCCCTGACGCCACTCATTCGGCAGCGGTGCTGTCGCTGCTGGTTAAAGGCATTCGAGCCCATTGGCCGCAGGTGAACATCGTTTTTCGTGGCGATGGGGGCTTTTACCGGCCGCTATTGCTGAGCTGGTGTGAGCGTCATGATGTTCGCTATATTGTGGGTTATACAACCAACAAGGTGCTGATGAGCGAGTGTCAGGTCAGCCGGGAGACACTGAGCAGTTGCTGGCTGTGGTTCGAGCACAAGGATGTGGATATTCCTGCACTCAAGGTATTCAAGGATATTGACTACCAGGCGGGTAGCTGGGTTCGCCCCCGCCGAGTCATTGCCAAAATGGAATACAACGAGATAGGACCCAATCAACGCTTTATCGTCACGGATCTGGTTGGCGAAGCTGAACAGCTCTATAGCGAGGTCTATTGCGAACGTGGGACCATGGAAAATCGGCACAAAGAGCTGCAGATGGGTCTATTTGCTGACCGTACAAGTTGCACAGCTTGGTGGAGCAACCAGCTGCGCGTGATGTTCTCCTCACTGGGGTATGTGTTATGGCAGACGGTGCGAGAGAAAGGATTGGCAGGAACCTCACTGGCCAGGGCCCAGGTATGGACGTTGCGCCAGCGCCTGGTCCATATCGGTGCCGTGGTGATCAGAAACACGCGACGGATTGTGATAAAGCTGAGTAGCGCGGCGTTAGAAAAAGAGAATTTTCTGATTGCGTTGCAACGTCTAGAAGCAGCGTAG